A window of the Zeugodacus cucurbitae isolate PBARC_wt_2022May chromosome 4, idZeuCucr1.2, whole genome shotgun sequence genome harbors these coding sequences:
- the Rbm12_0 gene encoding uncharacterized protein DDB_G0287625 — MSVIIRLQNLPWSANALDIRQFFKGLSIPDGGVHIVGGEMGDAFIAFSTDEDARQAMMHDREKINEVQVRLLLSSRAEMQKVIETARLQSMQALKNAGSIPAIKATVASPSISNPQPPVITPNSLHNILSSAAPSFLAYQKQAGITLVETANEPNTNESASTYRNSVEKTRDRRRSTSRDRRRSRSRERNDRNGSRRGRRDRSRSRSRDRDWKSRRSNRRSRSPDRSHDRNRDRSPDRSRNSSRSNMNSRERENGNGQSNKPSTDVLGNKPHPKLLDINESSNAKVASISSWGIPGLNSYQTNNADNIGGATPFSIAGSNSNNILNPFSVGNAIPGLRGSQMANSYTSSVDNKSPDSQSSIGAVNIPAGNVIPGFQSYSSSVSTTNNYSINLFNSNSNSSDSPKTFALQNPYTAAVQQATVNTNSTESTSSLIRSPTQQKTNTMFPGLSLVDKKPDISLSQGNPSAASTSNFSSVSQLSQEPIAFANTNPYAQMYPNLFAQAAAASIAKPSSIQQKSREPETQRSREPVKESCCIKVSDMCASTTYSDVRKFFMGLFIPHNGIKMVNDKHGLRIGVAYIQFSRTSSVHKALMRNNSILKTKTVKVEIVTDEEFEQVEDSYRPQGRFDRDRGDRNYQDNRGDYDRNDDDNDGDTKNRGDRESNSDIEYKSEPFTVLYIEDIPSSAVEHDLMRMFSSYTIFDILLTPSRENRREFKGHVLFSRAEEAKAALEDKSRHMIGYRKVRVRPATVEEMEREKEKLRLANEQLMKEEEALAEAERLKEEQNQGEDDMDVADDTSSLACTDANNDIQLDDQNERNNPTDPRNTKIPSLFDIGSIRSDDLARGDNGNNNTPSDPRLRRQKPSRFEPLKPTDDMNLNMNPGNMGMDSNMSSNMNMNSIMNMTNNNMGMSNNMGMSNNMGMSNNMGMSNNMGMNNNMGMNNGGNFMGPMMNNNNRNMNSNNMMNNSNGMNNFILMKNCDYNTRINDIADLLQGAFLRLKHIEPLRGERNMPTGEFIVEFQDARDAENALRQFNNTTFRQRKLRIRPIMPQEIADKIGKPFMNCYPGGGGGGPGGRPPFDRNPFMGNDGPSMMNMGGGSGGRFGNNNMNNDNNNGRGGSGGNSSGSGSGSMMNRGSRGGNNGSYHNDHSNGGMRNRSGRSNNSASSHDGHNSDQDDDVVQVIDDSSNDVVISGDSRPNRDDGDNSGIPEKFARPGCVIAMENVPYKAELIDILKFFAGYDLTPDDIIRRFNDDGTATGDARVAFASPSMARSAYNSRRRKQIFNRTIRLSLL; from the exons ATGAGTGTTATAATTCGTTTGCAAAATTTGCCGTGGTCGGCAAATGCATTGGATATACGACAGTTTTTCAAAGGTCTCTCAATACCGGATGGAGGTGTTCACATTGTTGGTGGTGAAATGGGCGATGCTTTTATCGCATTCAG CACCGACGAAGATGCCCGCCAAGCGATGATGCATGATCGTGAAAAAATCAATGAAGTTCAAGTACGTCTTTTACTATCGTCGCGGGCTGAAATGCAAAAGGTGATCGAAACTGCACGTTTACAGTCTATGCAAGCCCTCAAAAATGCTGGTTCCATACCAGCTATCAAAGCTACTGTAGCTTCACCGTCCATATCCAATCCGCAGCCACCAGTCATTACCCCAAATAGTCTACATAATATTCTTTCGAGTGCAGCACCATCATTTTTGGCATATCAAAAACAAGCTGGCATCACACTTGTGGAAACGGCAAATGAACCCAACACTAATGAATCGGCGAGTACATATCGCAACAGCGTTGAAAAGACTCGCGATCGCCGACGTTCTACATCACGAGACCGTCGTCGATCACGATCACGTGAACGTAATGATCGTAACGGTTCACGCCGTGGCCGACGTGATAGAAGTCGCTCTCGATCGCGAGATCGCGATTGGAAGAGTCGACGATCTAACCGTCGTTCAAGAAGCCCAGATCGTAGTCACGACAGAAATAGAGATCGCAGTCCCGATCGTAGCCGAAACTCTAGTAGAAGCAATATGAATAGCAGAGAACGCGAAAATGGAAATGGTCAATCTAATAAACCCAGCACCGATGTACTTGGCAACAAACCGCATCCTAAACTATTAGATATAAATGAGAGTTCTAATGCCAAAGTGGCAAGTATTTCCTCTTGGGGTATACCTGGCCTCAACTCGTATCAAACAAACAATGCAGACAACATTGGTGGTGCTACGCCATTTTCTATTGCTGGCTCCAACAGCAATAATATTCTGAACCCATTTAGTGTGGGTAACGCTATTCCGGGTTTACGTGGCTCACAGATGGCGAATTCATACACCAGCAGCGTCGACAACAAAAGTCCTGATTCTCAATCTAGCATTGGCGCCGTTAATATACCAGCAGGCAATGTCATTCCAGGATTTCAAAGCTACTCCTCTTCGGTCTCGACCACAAATAATTACAgtataaatttattcaattctaaTTCAAATAGTAGTGATTCGCCTAAAACCTTTGCACTGCAAAATCCCTACACGGCTGCGGTACAACAGGCTACAGTGAATACAAACTCCACAGAATCAACCAGCTCTTTAATACGTAGTCCCACGCAACAGAAGACAAATACAATGTTCCCTGGTCTAAGTTTAGTCGACAAGAAACCAGATATATCTTTGTCACAAGGTAATCCATCTGCAGCATCGACGTCTAATTTTTCGTCAGTAAGTCAGTTGTCACAAGAGCCCATCGCATTTGCCAATACCAACCCTTATGCCCAGATGTATCCGAATCTGTTCGCACAGGCCGCTGCTGCCAGTATTGCCAAACCAAGCAGCATTCAGCAGAAGTCAAGAGAGCCAGAAACGCAGCGTTCTAGAGAGCCGGTAAAAGAGAGTTGCTGTATCAAGGTGAGCGATATGTGTGCGAGTACCACTTACAGTGATGTGCGTAAATTCTTCATGGGTCTATTTATACCACATAACGGTATCAAAATGGTGAATGATAAACATGGTCTACGCATCGGCGTCGCGTACATACAGTTTTCGCGAACATCCAGCGTCCATAAAGCATTGATGCGTAATAATTCCATTCTTAAAACGAAAACAGTAAAAGTGGAGATCGTAACTGATGAGGAATTCGAACAAGTGGAGGACAGTTATCGGCCGCAGGGACGATTTGACCGTGACCGTGGAGACCGCAACTATCAAGATAATCGCGGCGATTACGATCGTAATGATGATGACAACGATGGTGATACGAAGAATCGTGGTGATCGCGAGTCGAATTCTGACATTGAATACAAATCGGAACCTTTCACCGTACTCTATATTGAAGATATACCATCATCGGCGGTTGAACACGACCTCATGCGCATGTTCTCATCCTACACTATTTTCGATATCCTATTGACACCCAGTCGTGAAAATCGCCGAGAATTCAAAGGACATGTGCTCTTCTCACGTGCCGAAGAGGCAAAAGCAGCTTTAGAGGACAAATCGCGGCATATGATTGGCTACCGCAAAGTTCGTGTACGTCCAGCAACAGTCGAAGAAATGGAGCGAGAAAAAGAGAAACTACGTTTGGCTAACGAGCAGTTGATGAAAGAGGAAGAAGCGCTTGCTGAAGCGGAAAGATTAAAAGAAGAACAAAATCAAGGTGAAGATGATATGGATGTAGCGGATGACACGAGCAGTCTAGCATGCACCGATGCTAACAACGACATACAGTTAGATGATCAAAATGAACGCAACAATCCAACAGATCCTAGAAATACTAAGATACCCAGTCTTTTCGATATTGGTTCGATAAGGAGTGATGATTTGGCAAGAGGTGACAATGGGAACAATAATACACCAAGTGATCCACGGCTGCGTCGTCAGAAGCCCAGCCGCTTTGAACCTTTAAAACCCACAGACGACATGAACCTGAATATGAATCCCGGTAACATGGGTATGGACAGTAATATGAGTAGCAATATGAATATGAACTCCATCATGAATATGACCAACAACAATATGGGCATGAGCAACAACATGGGCATGAGCAACAACATGGGTATGAGCAACAACATGGGTATGAGCAACAACATGGGCATGAACAACAACATGGGTATGAACAATGGTGGCAATTTCATGGGACCAATgatgaataacaacaatagaaacatgaacagcaacaacatgatGAACAACTCGAACGGaatgaacaattttatacttATGAAAAACTGCGATTATAATACGCGTATAAATGATATCGCTGACTTGTTGCAGGGCGCATTTCTACGTCTCAAACACATTGAACCATTACGCGGTGAACGCAATATGCCCACTGGTGAATTCATTGTCGAATTCCAAGATGCTCGCGATGCAGAAAACGCCTTACGTCAATTCAATAACACCACGTTTCGTCAACGAAAACTTCGTATACGCCCGATAATGCCCCAAGAGATCGCTGACAAAATTGGCAAACCATTCATGAATTGTTAccctggtggtggtggcggtggtccCGGCGGACGACCACCATTCGACAGGAATCCATTTATGGGAAATGATGGTCCGTCTATGATGAACATGGGCGGTGGTTCTGGTGGGCGCTTCGGCAATAACAACATGAACAACGACAATAATAATGGGCGTGGCGGTAGTGGAGGTAAtagcagtggcagtggcagtgggTCAATGATGAATCGCGGTAGTCGCGGCGGCAACAACGGTAGTTATCACAATGATCATTCAAATGGTGGAATGCGCAATCGCAGTGGACGCAGTAACAACAGCGCTTCAAGTCACGATGGCCACAACTCCGACCAGGATGATGATGTAGTGCAAGTCATTGATGATAGCAGCAACGATGTGGTTATTAGTGGCGATAGCAGACCCAACCGCGATGATGGTGACAATAGCGGCATACCAGAGAAATTTGCGCGCCCCGGCTGTGTGATAGCCATGGAAAATGTGCCCTACAAGGCCGAACTTATAGACATATTGAAGTTTTTCGCTGGCTATGATTTAACACCAGATGATATTATAAGACGCTTTAATGATGACGGTACAGCGACGGGTGACGCACGTGTTGCGTTCGCCTCGCCATCAATGGCACGTTCGGCCTACAATTCACGACGAAGAAAACAGATTTTCAATCGCACTATACGCTTGTCATTGCTGTAG
- the LOC105213157 gene encoding myb-like protein U — MNFCIIYSFVIIVLILVDASTISKHIQDSNAEGLDIFGTKVGDAKSIGQVKRDTSLSYAATNIDSKEGTRVKTITVIKNHSGKNDGKLVINPNLHKNEDWANAFRDNFDSYGGIPDVPDIDELFDFVKHKPKDDKNGDKKDVPVLKPKDVTKNENTKPTIENSSEIESTTSAVVEKIKGDAEVISGLKKNQTNARSLSLGLNKELTREPLTNTNYTSTDKSKNIYFEKYIQDVSKGYDYPKPCPQGGKGAVSITNPSSGRSYDIPVAGDSPGTPYIAPSITKKTQVSGSQPPPNSTPNVASTFVRPNFSVNSILPSLQPTSANPTIQGSQQPSNTLNPQSQLAQDQGGTFYTSQRPYVAPNLRSSSSANGATTPRSLYRNDIGTYRGNTFLLGANRANSARSRGLKYR, encoded by the exons atgaatttttgtatt ATATATTCCTTCGTAATAATAGTACTCATACTTGTTGATGCATCTACAATATCTAAACATATTCAAGATTCAAATGCTGAAGGTTTAGACATATTTGGCACCAAAGTCGGCGATGCGAAATCCATTGGCCAAGTCAAGAGAGACACAAGTCTTAGCTATGCAGCAACCAACATTGATTCCAAGGAAGGGACACGTGTAAAAACTATAACTGTTATTAAAAATCACAGTGGTAAAAACGATGGGAAGTTAGTAATCAATCCAAATTTACACAAGAATGAGGATTGGGCTAATGCCTTTAGAGATAATTTCGATAGCTATGGTGGTATACCTGATGTGCCCGATATAGATGAACTATTTGATTTTGTGAAACATAAACCGAAGGATGATAAAAATGGCGATAAGAAAGATGTACCGGTTCTTAAACCAAAGGATgtcacaaaaaatgaaaacacaaagCCGACTATAGAGAATTCATCAGAAATTGAATCAACTACATCAGCAGTAGTGGAAAAGATTAAGGGTGATGCAGAGGTAATATCTGGATTAAAAAAGAATCAGACAAATGCTCGTTCACTTTCACTGGGTCTTAATAAAGAGTTAACGCGCGAACCCTTAACTAATACAAATTATACTTCCACGGATAAATCgaagaacatttattttgaaaaatatatacaggaTGTTTCGAAAGGCTATGATTATCCCAAGCCATGTCCCCAAGGGGGAAAAGGTGCTGTTAGTATTACAAACCCATCTTCGGGGCGATCCTACGATATACCAGTAGCAGGAGATTCACCAGGCACGCCATACATAGCACCCTCCATCACAAAGAAAACCCAGGTGTCAGGATCGCAGCCGCCACCGAACAGCACACCAAATGTAGCATCTACCTTTGTACGACCGAATTTTTCCGTTAATTCGATTTTGCCATCACTTCAGCCAACGTCTGCAAATCCCACAATTCAGGGATCCCAGCAACCATCGAATACTTTGAATCCACAATCACAATTAGCACAGGATCAAGGAGGAACTTTTTACACAAGTCAGCGCCCATATGTTGCCCCAAATTTACGGAGTAGCTCTAGTGCTAATGGTGCAACGACGCCCCGATCATTATATAGAAACGACATTGGCACCTATCGTGGCAATACGTTTCTGTTAGGTGCAAATAGGGCGAATTCGGCTAGATCACGTGGTTTAAAGTATCGATAA